The following coding sequences are from one Acipenser ruthenus chromosome 7, fAciRut3.2 maternal haplotype, whole genome shotgun sequence window:
- the LOC131737523 gene encoding sulfotransferase 6B1-like — protein MPEQTELIHTFNGIPFSTRVSKELLQSLDTFEAREDDVLLVSYPKSGTHWLTEIMKNLYHSHNEDNGVSKVTLTSPLEFGDLSKFDELRNLPNKRLIPTHLNYEMIPVQFKTKKCKMIYVIRNPKDTAVSLYHYYKQNPNLPKIEKWSTFLEMFLKGEVVCGSWIDHVLSWEKSKTDENVLVLYYESLKEDLPKYVKEISTFLGINVTEEQVKDISKKSSFSEMKEKAEKEKVNPNHTVCVLTSNKKLIFRKGTVGDWKNHFTSKQNARFDELFNEKINSSELARRVEYES, from the exons ATGCCAGAACAGACTGAGCTCATTCACACCTTCAATGGCATTCCATTTTCTACAAGAGTATCAAAAGAGCTCCTTCAGTCCCTGGACACCTTTGAAGCCAGAGAAGACGACGTGTTATTAGTTTCCTATCCAAAATCAG GCACGCACTGGCTTACAGAGATTATGAAGAATCTGTACCACAGCCACAATGAAGACAATGGGGTTAGCAAAGTGACACTGACATCACCTCTGGAGTTCGGAGATCTCTCCAAGTTCGATGAGCTGAGAAACCTCCCCAACAAGAGGCTCATCCCAACACACCTCAACTATGAAATGATCCCAGTGCAGTTCAAAACGAAAAAATGCAAG ATGATTTATGTGATCAGAAATCCTAAGGACACCGCTGTTTCATTGTACCATTATTACAAGCAGAACCCCAATCTGCCCAAGATTGAGAAATGGTCCACCTTTTTAGAAATGTTCTTGAAAGGAGAAG ttGTGTGCGGTTCCTGGATTGACCATGTCCTTAGCTGGGAAAAGAGTAAAACTGATGAAAATGTCCTTGTTCTGTACTACGAGTCCTTAAAGGAG GATCTTCCAAAATATGTCAAGGAGATCAGCACATTTTTGGGCATCAATGTCACTGAAGAGCAAGTCAAAGACATTTCAAAGAAATCTTCCTTCAGTGAAATGAAGGAAAAGGCAGAGAAGGAGAAAGTGAATCCAAACCACACGGTCTGTGTACTGACTTCCAACAAGAAGCTGATATTTAGGAAAG GTACTGTTGGTGACTGGAAAAATCATTTCACTTCCAAGCAGAATGCCAGGTTTGATGAGCTGTTCAATGAAAAAATCAACTCCAGTGAATTAGCAAGACGTGTGGAATATGAGAGTTAG